The genomic segment AATTTTTAGGGAAATCAAAAGCTGACCGTGAAAATGAAGCAAAAGAAGTATTGGAAGGTCATTTGCGCTCGATTCTTGGTTCAATGACAGTAGAAGAAATTTACAAAAATCGCGATATGTTTTCTCAGGAAGTGCAACGTGTTGCTTCACAGGATCTTTCCAAAATGGGACTCATCATCGTTTCATTTACAATTAAAGATGTGCGCGATAAAAATGGCTATCTCGATTCACTCGGGAAACCACGTATCGCACAAGTGAAGCGTGATGCGGATATCGCAACAGTTGAAGCAGAAAAAGAAACGCGTATTAAAAATGCGGAAGCATCTAAAGAAGCACAAAAAGCGGAAATTGAACGTGCGACTGAAATTGCGGAAGCTGAAAAAGAGAATCAATTGAAGGTTGCGGATTACCGTCGTGATCAGGATGTTGCAAAAGCACGTGCCGACCAAGCTTACGAACTTCAAACGGCCGTCTCGAAACAGGAAGTTATGGAACAGGAAATGCAAATTCAAATCATTGAACGTCAAAAACAGATTGAACTTGAAGAGAAAGAGATTCTGCGTCGTGAGAAGCAATATGATTCTGAAGTTAAGAAAAAAGCTGACGCGGATCGCTATGCAATCGAACAAAATGCAGAAGCTCAAAAATCGAAACAAATTACGGAAGCTGATGCTGAAAAGTACCGCATTGAAGCACGTGCGTTTGCGGATGCAGAAAAAGTTCGTCTCGACGGGCAGGCGAAAGCCGATTCGATGCGCGCGCAAGGGGAATCTGAAGCTGACATTATTCGTCTAAAAGGTCTTGCAGAAGCAGAAGCGAAACGTAAAATTGCGGAAGCATTCGAACAGTACGGCCAAGCTGCCATGCTTGATATGATTGTTAAAATGATTCCTGAATATGCGAAACAAATTGCAAGCCCGCTTGCGAATATTGATAAAATTACTGTTGTTGACACGGGTAGTGGTGAAGGCGGCGGAGCCAATAAAGTAACGTCGTATGCGACTAACTTAATGGCAACATTGCAAGAATCCTTGAAAGCATCATCGGGCATCGACGTTAAGGAAATGCTTGAAAACTACACGGGCAAAGGCAATATCCGCCCAAGTATTGACCAGCTGACAAATGAGATAAAAGCAACAAATACGAAGCAACCCACTCAACAAGTGATTGCAAGAAAAGAAGTTGCAGCTGACGAAGCTGAATAATATCTAACTAGAGGAGAGTCCCGACGCAGTAGTGCGTCGGGGCTTTTTT from the Sporosarcina psychrophila genome contains:
- a CDS encoding flotillin family protein — its product is MEIWIAIGVVAFVLLALVLVFITKYRTVGPDEALIVTGSYLGSKNVHKDDSGNRIKIIRGGGTFLLPVFQQAAPLSLLSSKLEVTTPEVYTEQGVPVMADGTAIIKIGGSIIEIATAAEQFLGKSKADRENEAKEVLEGHLRSILGSMTVEEIYKNRDMFSQEVQRVASQDLSKMGLIIVSFTIKDVRDKNGYLDSLGKPRIAQVKRDADIATVEAEKETRIKNAEASKEAQKAEIERATEIAEAEKENQLKVADYRRDQDVAKARADQAYELQTAVSKQEVMEQEMQIQIIERQKQIELEEKEILRREKQYDSEVKKKADADRYAIEQNAEAQKSKQITEADAEKYRIEARAFADAEKVRLDGQAKADSMRAQGESEADIIRLKGLAEAEAKRKIAEAFEQYGQAAMLDMIVKMIPEYAKQIASPLANIDKITVVDTGSGEGGGANKVTSYATNLMATLQESLKASSGIDVKEMLENYTGKGNIRPSIDQLTNEIKATNTKQPTQQVIARKEVAADEAE